In Meleagris gallopavo isolate NT-WF06-2002-E0010 breed Aviagen turkey brand Nicholas breeding stock chromosome 5, Turkey_5.1, whole genome shotgun sequence, a single window of DNA contains:
- the LOC100543562 gene encoding LOW QUALITY PROTEIN: cytosolic phospholipase A2 zeta (The sequence of the model RefSeq protein was modified relative to this genomic sequence to represent the inferred CDS: inserted 1 base in 1 codon), producing the protein MFHGVLRGSVPPRVLPFLAAVLFQRKERKESGFYRCQWEKHPYYNLTVKVLRARNIKGTDLLSKADCYVELKLPTASPHVSRTQVVDNSDNPEWNETFQYRIHSAVKNILELTLYDKDVLVSDELTSIVFDVGGMKPGQPLLRTFKLNPKDNEELDVEFYLEKCSDAPTEVLTNGVLVVHPCLSLQGTLNKEGKTKEKQQGNCEVKLSVPGAYQKQLCIPWSLDDEEECGTSFVFHVDKEMHPELQVELEQTISFLQDGMNPDVEKHSTILGQGTVPLNSLPIGKKVDKVVPLGEEENLDISLKAVESSWDLDVRLGFDLCKEEREFVDKRKKXVSEALKKTLNLKQSPQRDEVPVVAVLGSGGGMRALTSFYGSLAGLQQLGLLDAAMYLSGISGSTWCLSTLYQDPNWSQKDLQDAISRAQRAVSSSKGGAFSPERLKYYFQELSAMESSGRKASFTDLWGLIVEYFLQQKEDPSKLSDQQEAVKWAQNPYPIYAAVNVRPNISSGDFAEWCEFTPYEVGFRKYGAFVRTEDFDSEFFMGRLIQKHPEPRICFLQGMWGSAFAASLDDICLKVVGIGLSFLDPFKDVIKVIDDCRRFHFRDPTRLKTRLIVPGGPLLQIFQDFFKSRVTCGETFNFMHGLYLHKDYVKIKEFVVWRGTHLDAFPNQLSPMEENLYLVDGGFSINSPFPLVLQPERDVDVILSFNFSWEAPFEVLELTQQYCEEREIPFPKIKVSEEDEKKPKECYVFVDDDNPKAPIVLHFPLVNDTFQKYKSPGVKRESEDEKSFGDFVIETKDSPYRTLNFTFEPYDFSRLVEVNRYNVLNSSDTLFRTLNLALQRRKLKNVINTANT; encoded by the exons atgttccaTGGGGTGCTGCGGGGCTCAGTTCCACCCAGAGTGCTGCCTTTTCTGGCAGCTGTACTTTtccaaagaaaggagagaaaggagagtgGATTTTATCGCTGTCAG TGGGAGAAGCACCCTTACTACAACCTAACAGTAAAAGTCCTCAGAGCAAGAAACATCAAGGGTACAGATCTGT TGTCGAAGGCAGACTGCTACGTGGAACTGAAACTGCCCACTGCATCTCCCCATGTCTCCCGAACTCAGGTTGTTGACAACTCTGATAACCCAGAGTGGAATGAAACGTTCCAGTATCGAATCCACAGTGCTGTCAAG AACATTCTGGAATTGACCCTCTACGACAAGGATGTCCTAGTCAGTGACGAACTCACTTCCATCGTCTTTGATGTAGGAGGCATGAAGCCGGGTCAGCCCCTGCTGCGCACTTTCAAGTTGAACCCAAAG GATAACGAAGAATTGGACGTAGAGTTCTATTTGGAGAAATG CTCAGATGCTCCTACAGAGGTATTGACCAATGGAGTACTTGTG gTTCATCCTTGTTTGTCGCTCCAAGGCACCCTCAACAAAGAGGGAAAAACGAAAGAGAAACAGCAAG GTAACTGTGAGGTCAAGCTGTCTGTTCCAggggcatatcagaagcagtTGTGTATTCCTTGGAGTTTGGACGATGAGGAGGAATGTGGAACCTCCTTTGTCTTTCACGTGGACAAAGAAATGCATCCAGAACTACAAGTGGAACTGGAACAAACCATATCTTTCCTACAG gATGGAATGAACCCTGATGTTGAAAAGCACTCTACGATTCTAGGACAGGGGACTGTGCCACTTAATTCCCTCCCTATTGGGAAAAAAGTTGATAAAGTTGTTCCTCTGGGAGAG gaagaaaattTGGATATAAGTTTGAAAGCTGTAGAGAG cTCTTGGGATCTAGATGTACGACTGGGTTTTGACCTCTGTaaagaggaaagagaatttgtggacaaaagaaaaa gagtttctgAAGCACTGAAGAAGACTCTTAACTTAAAGCAGTCCCCCCAGAGAGATGAG GTTCCAGTTGTAGCAGTACTGGGGTCTGGAGGTGGGATGAGAGCACTGACATCATTCTATGGCAGCCTAGCTGGCCTTCAGCAGCTGGGCCTTCTGGATGCTGCGATGTATCTGAGTGGGATTTCTGGCTCTACTTG gtGTTTATCAACATTATATCAAGACCCTAATTGGTCACAGAAGGACCTTCAAGATGCAAttagcagagctcagagggctgTGTCCAGCAGCAAAGGAGGGGCATTTTCCCCAGAACGACTGAAATACTATTTCCAGGAGTTGAGTGCAATGGAGAGTAGTGGACGGAAAGCTTCCTTCACAGACTTGTGGGGCCTTATTGTGGAGTATTTCTTACAACAGAAG GAAGATCCATCAAAGCTGTCTGATCAGCAAGAAGCAGTGAAATGGGCCCAGAACCCTTACCCTATCTATGCAGCTGTCAATGTGAGACCGAATATTAGCAGTGGTGACTTTGCAG AATGGTGTGAGTTTACTCCCTATGAAGTTGGATTTCGCAAATATGGGGCTTTTGTCCGAACGGAAGACTTTGACAGTGAGTTCTTCATGGGAAGGCTCATCCAGAAACATCCAGAGCCTAGAATTTGTTTTCTACAAG GAATGTGGGGCAGTGCCTTTGCTGCAAGCTTAGATGATATCTGCTTGAAAGTGGTTGGTATAGGACTGAGCTTTCTAGATCCGTTCAAAGATGTTATCAAAGTCATAG ATGACTGCAGAAGATTTCATTTCCGAGATCCAACACGGCTGAAGACTCGCTTGATTGTACCTGGGGGCCCGCTGTTGCAAATCTTCCAGGATTTCTTCAAGTCCCGGGTCACATGTGGAGAGACCTTCAACTTCATGCATGGATTATATCTTCATAAAGATTATGTTAAAATCAAGGAATTTGTGGTTTGGAGAG GCACTCATCTGGATGCGTTTCCCAACCAGCTGAGCCCCATGGAGGAGAACTTGTATTTAGTGGATGGTGGCTTTTCTATCAACTCTCCCTTTCCACTGGTACTTCAACCAGAGAGGGATGTGGATGTTATTTTGTCATTCAATTTTTCCTGGGAAGCTCCATTTGAG GTTTTAGAGCTGACTCAGCAATATTGTGAGGAGCGGGAAATACCTTTTCCAAAAATCAAAGTGAGTGAGGAAGATGAGAAGAAGCCCAAAGAATGCTATGTGTTTGTGGATGATGATAATCCAAAGGCTCCCATTGTGCTCCACTTCCCATTGGTGAATGACACCTTCCAGAAATACAAAAGTCCAG gAGTTAAACGTGAGTCAGAAGATGAGAAATCCTTCGGTGACTTTGTAATTGAGACAAAAGATTCTCCTTACCGTACGCTAAATTTCACCTTTGAGCCGTATGATTTCAGCAGGTTAGTGGAAGTGAATCGCTACAACGTTCTAAACAGTAGCGACACTCTTTTCAGAACCCTGAACTTGGCTCTGCAaaggagaaaactgaagaatgtCATCAATACAGCCAACACATGA